The DNA window GGCAGATCCAAATGGATTAGGATTAATAGCTAGAAATTCAGATGGGGCAATGAGAGATGCGCTTAGCCTGCTAGATCAATGCCTTTCATTTTCAGAGAAAGAGATGACCTATGAATACATTCTATCCATACTTGGAGTAGTAAATAATGATATAATATATGAGATAACAGATTCTATAATCGAAAAAAATGCAGATAAGGCTCTTGAACTCATAGAGTATATAGTCCAAAATGGAAAAGATATTAATCAGTTCATTAAAGACTTAATACTTCATTTTAGAAACTTAATGGTAATAAAAGTGTCTGATAATATAGAAAATATACTCGATGAAACAGAAGAAATGATAGAAAGGCTAAAGAAACAGGCAGGAAGTATTGCTACAAATGGAATAATAAACATATTAAAAATACTTTCAGATGCAGAAACTCAGTGCAAATGGTCATCACAGCCTAGAATCGTACTAGAGGTCAGTATTATAAAAATGTTAAATGAATCCTCAGGCAGCGATTATGAAGATATAGTGGAGAGGATTAAGAAGCTGGAAGAAAAGCTTGAAAATAATGTTATTATAAAGGATACTGCTTCCAAAAAGCAATCAGTATCTAATAATTATATTAGAACTAAGGCTACAGAAAAAGCAGAAGAGGAAAAACAAGAAAACACCTCAAATGATGTTAAAGAAAGTAAGGATATTATTCGAACTGACATAGATATTAATAAAGTCAACGAGGAATGGAAGAATATATTAAAGGCAATAAAGTCTGAGAGAATTGGTCTACATGCCTTAATTATGGAAGGAAAGCCTTTGAGTTTTAAAAATGGTGTATTGATAATAGCTTTTGAAGATGGATTCAGATTTCATAAAGAAGCCATTGAAAAAAGTGAAAATAAAGAGCTTGTTCAACAAATTATAAATAGATGCTTAAATGCAAATATGGAAGTCAAATTTGCAATGACAGAGGATGTTGCAAAGGTTGATGAAGAAAAACAGGATAAGGAACAAGACAAAGAACTGATACAACAAGTTATCGATGTTTTTGGAGAAGAACTAGTAGAAATTGAAGAATAATAAGGAGGTTTTAATAATGGCAAGAGGTGGATTCCCAGGAATGGGGAATATGGGAAATATGATGAAACAGGTTCAAAAAATGCAGAAGCAAATGGCGGATTTACAAAAGGAATTAGATGAAAGGGAAGTAGAAGCGAGTGCTGGTGGTGGAGCTGTAACTGTAAAGGTTAATGGGAAAAAAACAGTATTAGAAGTAACTATAGACAAGGATGTAGTAGATCCAGATGATGTTGAGATGCTTCAGGACTTAATATTAGCTGCAACAAATGAAGCTTTAAGAAATGCAGAGGAAATGGTGAGTAAAGAAATGCAAAAGATAACTGGAGGAATGAATATACCAGGATTATTTTAGGAGTTTCAGTATATAATAAAGTAATAGAACAGAGGTGGGATTCAAATAATAAGGTGGAGCCTATTCTCCGCCTAGTCTTTCTATGTTTTTATTTACTTAAGCCAGCGTGATGGAAAGGATGATATAGGATGGAGTATTTTGCACCTCCTTTGGCAAGTCTTATTGAAGAATTCTCAAAGCTACCAGGCATAGGGAGAAAAACCGCTCAAAGACTTGCCTTTTATGTACTAAATATGAATACTAATGATGTAGATGAGCTTGCAAATGCAATAATGAATGCAAAGAGAAATATTAAATATTGCAGTGTATGCAGTAACCTCACAGATACAGATCCATGCTTTATTTGCAGCAATACTAAAAGAGACCAGACTACAATATGTGTAGTAGAAGATCCAAGAGATGTTATAGCAATAGAGAAAACCAAGGAATTTGATGGATTATACCATGTTCTCCATGGAAGCATTTCACCAATGGAGGGTATAGGCCCAGAGGATATAAAAATAAAAGAGCTTCTTAAAAGGATACAAGACCTAGATATAGCAGAGGTGATACTAGCTACAAATCCTACCATAGAAGGAGAAGCCACAGCAATGTATATATCAAAGCTTCTAAAGCCACTAGGCATAAAAACCACAAGAATAGCCCACGGAATACCAGTAGGCGGAGACCTAGAATATGCTGATGAAGTAACACTTTCAAAGGCATTAGAGGGGAGAAGGGAAATATAAGTTTTTAAATGATTTTGTGTATCTCAAATAAAATCCTATCATTATGCAAATTCATTTTAGAATGCAAATAAAGTTGTTGTAGGAAACATGGTTTATTAGGGTTAAGGAAAGCCCTGTAGGCCATGTTTTTTATTAGAAGTTTACGACGGATATAGAAAAAGGAGACAAGGCTAAAAGTCAGATAAATCAATGGATTGGAAGATTGAATGGATAAGAAAATGGAAGAATAAATGGACAAAATCTCCCCTTATCCCTAGTTCCTAAATCCTATTATTTCCTCAATTCTATAAGTACTTTATTTTCATTTTTTGCCCTGATTTTTAAGAAATATAAGTACTTTAGTGGTGCAGGTTCAAGGATTAAGGAATTAAATGGATAAATGGAAGAGAATAACAAGCCAGTAGTATCAAGGGCTTGAGGGGTGTTGGTGAGAGAACTTTATTTGAAAAAGAAGAGGAGTTTGTTTGATGAACACATAGTTAGGATTAAGGATTTAGGGGTAAGGAATATAGGAAATAAAAAAGACAGGATATAGGACTTAATTAGTTGTTATAAAAAGAAAATAAAGTAGTGGTATTTGAAGGGATAAGGAATCAGGGAAAGTATTGGAAATACAGGGTTTAGTTCAGATTTAAGGTTAAAGGAATATGGAGATTAAAGGAAATTTGTGAAAGGACTTTATTTACTTTTACTATACAACATAGGCCTTTTTTTCTGTTTCTAAAAATAATGTGGTGAAAAATTCTAGAAACAGAAAAGTCCTTGCATTGCAGAAAAGTAGTTACAAAAAGAAAATAAAGTTCTTAGATGGTGTTTTACCCACATTTCTTGATACAAGAATGGGGATAAAGTATATAAAATATAACGGGAATGTGGATAAAAGGGCAAATAAATTAGGACCTTATTTGCATTTCCTATAGAACATGCCCTATTTTTTCTGTAAGGAAAATTCTATCAAAATGAAAATAAAGTTGTATTATTTATATCAATATAGGAAACTGGTTGTGGAAGGGGTTAAGAGGGTATTAGAGGAATTGGTTAAAAAGTGGTAAGGTGTAAGGAAGTAGGTGCTTTTACAGGCTATATAGTGTAAAATAAAGGTATATGGTATGGTTTGGTAAAATATGAATATAACAATATTCTTAAGTTTTATCATAGCAGTAAAAAGATGTAACATATGAACGATATAAACAACTCAATAAATAGTAATTTGTTGATTAAAAATTAAAGGGGGATAATCATGAATAACAAGTATGATAAATGTGTGAATGAATGGAATAATATTTTTTCAAAGGAAATACCTAACGTTCCAACGAAGTCAACCTCTGGAAATGAAACCCTTGATAAAGGAATTAGGTGGATTTGTAATGGGACAGAGAAAATTCTCGATTTTGGATGTGGCAATGGCACTATGCTATTTTTATGTGCTATAAATGGAACAAAACTTAATATTGGAATTGATTTATCAGAAAAGGCAATTGAAGTTGCAGAAAAAAGAGCAGAGCAAATGACGCAAGGAGAATTTGATTTTAGTCAAGGCGGAATTGATAAATTAAAGAATATAGATGATTCAGAGGTTGATGCAGTGATTTTATCTAATATTATAGATAATTTGTATCCTGATGATGCAGAGGTTCTAATGAATGAAGTGGAGAGGGTTTTAAAAGAAAATGGTAAAGTTTTAGTTAAAGTGAATCCATACGTAACAACAGAACAAATATCAGAATGGAATATAAAGGTTGTAAAGGATAATTTACTTGATGATGGATTGATTTTATGGAATAATACAACAGATGAATGGATAAAGTTCTTTGAAAGAAAATTTGATATAAGACAATACGAAGAAATTTATTATCCCGAATATGAACAATATAATAGAATGTTTTGGCTTGTTAAGAGAATATAATGATGTATTGATTATGGTGTGGAACCATGCTCGATAAATTCTAATTTTTAGGGATGATATAACATAACTTTAGATTCAGTTCTGTCGTATTTTATTATGTGCACTAATTGTGGGGGCTATCATGTTTGAATATATTAGATTGAAAAGAATAATGTGCTACGGGACTTGCCCCGTTTATAGTGTAATAGTACATAACGAGGGCAATGTAATTTATAATGGGGAAATTATTATAAAGCGTAATGGAGGGATAACAAGTGCAAAAGTATTCTATACATTTTGAGATATCACAAGGACGTAAAACTAAGAATGGAATGCTAGTTCCAACTAATTATAATTTTGGGGACCATTACCATCTTATTTTTTAAAAAAATGTACTCATTTTAGAATTGACTGCTGGATTGATGAAGAAACAGCCATTGAAAGAGCAGAAGTTTTTGGAAGAATTCTTGATACAGGTATAGATAACATGAAAGTTTTCACTGGAGAAATTACAGAAGAATTTGTAATTGAATTAATACATAATCCTTTTGATGAGGAAGACAAGATAAAATGGTTTAGCATCTTTTTCATGGATGAGGATAAGTATGTTTTTTCAGCGGAACATTATGGTTGTGAATTTGCCGCTGAATGTTCGACTAAAAAAGAGGTTGAATGCATTCATTCAATTATACCAAAAGATTTTCATTTTGATGTGTACGATAGATAATTTTAAGAGTGATGAAGTAGATAAGATTAATACAATCACCAAAGACTTATAAATTATCTATTAAAGAATAAAGAAAAATCATGTAAGGATAAGAAGCCTGTTTATATATCTGAACAATACACCGAAAGTCCTAATGCTCAAATTCGTAAATTACATAATGATGAAATAGGAAATTACCTTAAAGAGCAAAAGCAGTTTGTAAAGCAATGAATATATAATGTTTATATTTTGCGCAACAGTGGGATTTTGTGAAGTAAAGGATATTGTATTTTAAGGGGTGTAAGATAAATGGAATTGATAGTACCATGTAAAAAATATTATTCATCTTATATTGATGCTATAAAAGAATTTTCTGAGTATAAAGTTGATACTTATCAATTTTTAGATGCATCAAAATATGACATCTTTGAAAAAATTGAGAATTTTAAAACAGGCAAAAATTTACCGCTTAATTATGTTAAAGCAACATATTTATGGCTAGTAGAAGATGATGAGTTTATCGGAGAAGTATCAATTCGTCATGAATTAACTGACTCTTTGTTATGTTTCGGTGGTAACATAGGATATGGTATTCGATATTCAAAATGGAATAAAGGATATGGCACAATTATGCTTTCTTTGGCCTTGAAGCATGCAAAAGAAGTTGTTGGCTTAAACAAGGTTTTAATTACATGTAATGATAATAATTTAGGTTCTGCCCGTGTTATCGAAAAAAATTTTGGATTATTGCAAGACAAAATTATAAATGTGATTGATGGTGTTGAGAGAATAACAAGAAGATATTGGATTGAAATTAATTAATATAGAGTAGCAAATGTAAAAAACAAATTTAGGTTGTGAATAATATTCTCAAAATATGTATTAAGAAAGGTTATATACATTTGCAGGGGGTGATAGTTTGGCTAAGCATGATTTTGGAATAATAGATTCTTTTGAAGAAAACAAATGGTCCAAGGCAAACAGTTGTTATCAATCGCAGGAACTTCAATTGCTTATTGAAAAGTTATCTAATGCAATTAGTGAGGATAAACACTTAATTCACTATGGAATATAGTGTTTTGTAAATAAGTATATGAATATGAAGGCTAATAGGGGGATTATCATGTTCGAATACATAAAATTGCAAAGAACAGTGTGCTATGGAACTTGCCCTGTTTATAGTGTAATAGTAGATAATGAGGGTAATGTAAGTTATCATGGAGAAATGTTTGTATATAAGAGCGGGGAGCATCATTGGAAGGTATCAAAGAAAAAGGTAGAAGGGGTAAGTTATTAGGATTTTTTAGAATGCTTTGGAGGATTAGCGGCCTTCCAAGGCATTTTTTCTTATTGATTGCACTAATTTTAAAATGGGCAACATTACCTGTAGGGCTAAAAAAATGCGTATAGGAAG is part of the Proteiniborus sp. MB09-C3 genome and encodes:
- the dnaX gene encoding DNA polymerase III subunit gamma/tau gives rise to the protein MAYQALYRKFRPKTFDDVMGQEHITTTLKNQIKNNNIAHAYLFSGTRGTGKTSTAKVFARAVNCTNSHDGNPCNECEACKGILDETIMDVIEMDAASNTSVEDIRDLRERAKYPPSKCKYKVYIIDEVHMISKGASNALLKILEEPPKHLIFILATTEPQRLPATILSRCQRFDFKRITVKDIIQNMQNILDEIGIKADPNGLGLIARNSDGAMRDALSLLDQCLSFSEKEMTYEYILSILGVVNNDIIYEITDSIIEKNADKALELIEYIVQNGKDINQFIKDLILHFRNLMVIKVSDNIENILDETEEMIERLKKQAGSIATNGIINILKILSDAETQCKWSSQPRIVLEVSIIKMLNESSGSDYEDIVERIKKLEEKLENNVIIKDTASKKQSVSNNYIRTKATEKAEEEKQENTSNDVKESKDIIRTDIDINKVNEEWKNILKAIKSERIGLHALIMEGKPLSFKNGVLIIAFEDGFRFHKEAIEKSENKELVQQIINRCLNANMEVKFAMTEDVAKVDEEKQDKEQDKELIQQVIDVFGEELVEIEE
- a CDS encoding YbaB/EbfC family nucleoid-associated protein, whose protein sequence is MARGGFPGMGNMGNMMKQVQKMQKQMADLQKELDEREVEASAGGGAVTVKVNGKKTVLEVTIDKDVVDPDDVEMLQDLILAATNEALRNAEEMVSKEMQKITGGMNIPGLF
- the recR gene encoding recombination mediator RecR, whose translation is MEYFAPPLASLIEEFSKLPGIGRKTAQRLAFYVLNMNTNDVDELANAIMNAKRNIKYCSVCSNLTDTDPCFICSNTKRDQTTICVVEDPRDVIAIEKTKEFDGLYHVLHGSISPMEGIGPEDIKIKELLKRIQDLDIAEVILATNPTIEGEATAMYISKLLKPLGIKTTRIAHGIPVGGDLEYADEVTLSKALEGRREI
- a CDS encoding class I SAM-dependent methyltransferase, translating into MNNKYDKCVNEWNNIFSKEIPNVPTKSTSGNETLDKGIRWICNGTEKILDFGCGNGTMLFLCAINGTKLNIGIDLSEKAIEVAEKRAEQMTQGEFDFSQGGIDKLKNIDDSEVDAVILSNIIDNLYPDDAEVLMNEVERVLKENGKVLVKVNPYVTTEQISEWNIKVVKDNLLDDGLILWNNTTDEWIKFFERKFDIRQYEEIYYPEYEQYNRMFWLVKRI
- a CDS encoding DUF6438 domain-containing protein gives rise to the protein MFEYIRLKRIMCYGTCPVYSVIVHNEGNVIYNGEIIIKRNGGITSAKVFYTF
- a CDS encoding GNAT family N-acetyltransferase, producing the protein MELIVPCKKYYSSYIDAIKEFSEYKVDTYQFLDASKYDIFEKIENFKTGKNLPLNYVKATYLWLVEDDEFIGEVSIRHELTDSLLCFGGNIGYGIRYSKWNKGYGTIMLSLALKHAKEVVGLNKVLITCNDNNLGSARVIEKNFGLLQDKIINVIDGVERITRRYWIEIN
- a CDS encoding DUF6438 domain-containing protein encodes the protein MFEYIKLQRTVCYGTCPVYSVIVDNEGNVSYHGEMFVYKSGEHHWKVSKKKVEGVSY